A stretch of DNA from Streptomyces venezuelae:
AGCACCCGGTACCGCTCGCCGAGGGCCTGGTCTACGATCCGGCCGCGGCCGGCGGCTGCACCGTGGTCGAGGTCCGGCGCGGCGGCGAAGTGGCCGAATGGGTGGGCATCGCCGGTACGTCGACCAACTGCGCCGGCGGCGCCACCGCCTGGGGCACCTGGCTGACCTGCGAGGAGAACTCCGACCCGGCGGGCAAGAACGGCATGACCAAGGACCACGGCTACTGCTTCGAGGTCGACCCGCACGACCGCCGCGCCAACCGGGACCCCAAGCCGATCAAGGCCTTCGGGCGGTACGACCACGAGGCCGTGGTGATCGACCCGAAGCGGGGCGACGCCTACCTGACCGAGGACGCCTCCGGCCCCAACGGGCTGCTCTACCGCTGGACTCCGCCGCAGGGCTTCCGGCACGGGCGCGGCCGGCTGCGCACCCTCGCGGACGACGCGGGGGTGCTGTCCGCGGCCAAGTGCTTCGACAGCTCCGGCCGGCTGGTGGACGACCTCTCGCGGGCCACCCGGATCGGTACCGTCTACGGGGTCGACTGGGTCCCGGTGCCGGACCGGGACGCGCGGACCGTGCCGGTGCGCAAGCAGTTCGCGGACGGCGCCGTCACCCGGGCCCGCAAGCTGGAGGGCATGTGGTGGGCCGACGGGGGCGCGTACTTCGTCTCCTCGTACGCCCGGGAGGAGAGCCCGGGCGCCGCGCACGACGGGCAGGTGTGGTTCTACGACCCGAAGCGGCGCACCGTCCGGCTGACCGTGCTCCTCGGGGTGAATGCCGACCCGTCCGTTGACGGCGGTTACGACGGGCCCGACAACATCACCGTCTCCCCGTACGGCGGGCTGATCATCGCCGAGGACGGGGAGGGTCTGCAGCACCTCTTCGGCGCCACGGAGTCGGGGCGGACCTATCCGCTGGCGCGCAACGACCTGAACATCGGGACCGCCGAGGAGCCGGAGTTCTCCGAGTTCACCGGGGTCTGCTTCTCGCCGGACGGGCGGACCCTGTTCGCCAACATCCAGGACCCGGGGATCATGCTGGCGATCACCGGGCCCTGGCGTCGCAAGCACTGAGGCAGCGCCCGTCGTCGCAGGTCAGCGGCCGTCGCCGGCCTGCGGGCCGGCGACGGCGCGGGTCAGCGGGCCTGGCTGCCGGCCACCTCTGCGTGGTCGGCGGCGGCCCATTCGGCGAGCAGGAACTCGTACGCCTCGGAGGGCCACTCCTCGCCCTCCGACCGGGTCTCGACCAGGTGCCGTATCGCCGCGTTCGCCTCGGCGGCGGACGGGCGGGCGGGACCCGGGGGCGCGGACGTCTCGTACATGTCTCCAAGGCTACGGGCGGGCACTGACAGCTACCTCCGGATTAAGGGTGGGGTGGGTCACCCTGGGTGACCCACCCGGGCGCCCCGGGGGTGCCGCCGGGCCCGCCCACCTGCTCAGAGAGCCTGGGCCGCGGGCTTCACCATGCCCCGCACTGTGCGGGACTTCACAAACTCGCCCATGGCCGTCATCTCCCATTCGCCGGAAAACTGCTTGATCAACTTGGCCATCATCACGCCGGTCTGAGGCTCGGCGGTGGTGAGGTCGAAGCGGACCAGCTCCTCGCCGGTGGCCGCATCCATCAGGCGGCAATAGGCCTTGGCCACCTCCGTGAACTTCTGGCCGGAGAAGGAGTTCACCGTGAACACCAGGCCGGTGGCCTCGGCGGGCAGCCGGCCCAGGTCCACCACGATGACCTCGTCGTCCCCGGCGCCCTCGCCGGTCAGGTTGTCACCCGAATGCTTGATCGCGCCGCCCAGGATGGACAGCCGGCCGAAGTAGCAGCTGTCCAGGTGATTGCGCTGCGGGCCGTACGCGATGACCGAGGCGTCGAGGTCGATGTCCCGGCCGCGGTACGCGGGCTCCCAGCCGAGACCCATCTTGACCTGGGAGAGCAGCGGCTTGCCGCCCTTGACCAGGGACACCGTCTGGTTCTTCTGGAGGTTGACCCGGCCCTTGTCCAGGTTGATCTTCCCGGCGCCCAGGGTGGGGGCCGCCGGGGCGGCAGCGGGGGCCGGCGGGGCGACGGGGGGCGCAGGGGCGGTGACCGGGGCCGGGGTGACCGGGGGTGCGGGCGCGGCCACCGGCGCCGCGGGGGCCGCCGGGGCGGCGGGCTCCTCGTCCACCGAGACGCCGAAGTCGGTGGCGATGCCGGCCAGGCCGTTCGCATACCCCTGGCCTACTGCGCGGACCTTCCAGACCCCGCCCCGCTGGTAGACCTCGACCACCACGAGCGCGGTCTCGGTGCCCAGCTGCGGCGGGGTGAAGGTGGAGATCACCGCTCCGCCGTCCGCGTTGCGCACCGTCGCCGTCGGCTCGATGCCCTGGAAGGTCTGTCCGGCGGCATCGGGGCTGGCGGTCACCACGATCCGCTCGATGCCCGGCGGCACGGCGCTTGTGTCCACGGTGATCGAGTCCGGTGCCGCCCCGCCGCCGGACCGGTAGGTGACACCGGGGCCGGACGGCTGGTTGTAGAAGATGAAGTCGGCGTCGGAACGCACTTTGCCGTCCGCGGCGAGCAGCAGCCCCGATACATCGAGCCGTACCGGAGCGGCCACGTCCACCGTCACGCGGACGGCATTGAGCGGCAGGTTCGAACCAGGGGTCATTGCGGTCATGACCGCTCAACGACCGAGGTACCTTTGCCGTTCCCTTACCTTTGGAGCAATTCAGCGGCGGCCGGCATTGCGCGGATGGTTCTTCGCGGTGCGCTCGTTGCCGAACTTGTACGCGCCGGTCCAGCGGGCCATCACCAGCTGTGCGTTCCCGGATTCGACCTCGGCCAGGAACTTCTCGGCCCGGCCGCCGCGCAGCGTCCCGGCGGCCCGGCCCTGATGGGTGATGAGCACGGTTCCGTCGGTGCGCTGTTCGTAGGTGAATCCATGAGGTCTCGGCATGGGCCGAAAGCCTGCCGCGCGCCGGGCGCGGCAGGCAACGGAATTTACCGGCGGGGTCCGGGGCCTGGGGTCCGGGGTCCCTACGGGGTGACCCGGCGCGGCAGGCCGAGCGGGTTGGCGTCCCGCAGTTCCGGCGGCAGCAGCGGGTCGGGCACCGACTGGTACGCCACCGGGCGCAGCCAGCGCTCGATGGCGGTGCCGCCGACCGAGGTGGAGTGGGAGGTCGCGGCCGGGTACGGGCCGCCGTGGTGCTGGGCGGGTGCCACCGCGACCCCGGTGGGCCAGCCGTTCACCACCACCCGTCCGGCCAGCCGGGTGACCCGGTCGATGAGCTCGGCCGCCGGGCCGGGTCCGCCCGCGGTCTCGGCCGCCGACAGCTGGAGGGTGGCGCTCAGGTTGCCGGGGAGCCGGTCCAGGACGGTGGCCGCCTCGTGCTGGTCGGCGTACCGGGCGAGGACGGTCACGGGGCCGAAGCACTCCTCCAGCAGTACGGCGTACGCCGGATCGGTGAGCCGTCCGGCGGGCACCGAGAGGAACCCGGCGGCGACGGTGTGGCCGCCGGACCCGCCGTCGCCCGCGTCGGGGCCCGGGCCGGCCGCGACCGGGGCGGTGACCTCGGGCAGTGCCGCCCGCTCGGCCACGCCGGAGACGAAGCCGTCCCGCATCCGATGGTCGAGCAGTACCCCGGGGCCGGTGTCCGCGAGGCCCTTGGCCAGGGCCTCGGCCAGCCGGTCGCCGTCCGGGCCCGCCGGTACGAGGACCAGGCCGGGCTTGACGCAGAACTGGCCGACGCCGAGGGTGACCGAGCCCGCGAGGCCGGCGCCGATCTCCTCGGCGCGTTCGGCGGCGGCGGACGGGGTCACCACGACCGGGTTGAGGGAGCCGAGCTCGCCGTGGAACGGAATGGGCACCGGCCGGGCCGAGGCGGCGTCGAACAGGGCCCGCCCGCCGCGGATGGAACCGGTGAATCCGGCGGCGGACACCAGCGGATGGCGGATCAGGTCCAGGCCGGCCTCGAAACCGTGGACCACGGCGACCACGGCCTCCGGCAGCCCGACGGCGACGGCCGCCCGGCGCAGCAGCGATCCGCACAGCTCGGAGGTGGCGGGGTGGTCGGGGTGGGCCTTGACCACGACGGGGCAGCCGGCCGCCAGGGCGCTCGCGGTGTCCCCGCCGGGAACCGAGAAGGCCAGCGGGAAGTTGGAGGCGGCGTACACGGCGACCACGCCGAGCGGCACCTTGTAGCGGCGCAGCCCGGGCCGCGGCGGGGCCAGGTCCGGGGCGGGGTGGTCGATCCGGATGTCGAGGTAGGAGCCCTCCTCGACGGCATCGGCGAAGGCGCGCAACTGGTAGGTGGTGCGGGCCAGCTCGCCGGTGAGGCGGGCGGTCCCGAGGGCGGTCTCGGCGTCGGCCGTGCGGACGACCGCCTCCGCGGATCCGTCGAGCAGTTCCGCGGCGGCGCGGAGGAAGGCGATCCGTGCGGTGCGGTCGGCGAGCGCGGTGCGGGAGGCGTGGGCCGCCCGTACGGCTTCGTCCAGGTCCTGGGGTGTGGCCTCGGCCGCAACCTGCTCGCGCTGCTTCCCGGTGCGGGGGTCCACACTCCAGACTGGTGTTGCTGCCATGCCCACTGCCTCCTGGATCGTTCAGTATTCTGAACGCCGTTCCGGTGGATGAATGATCGAACCTGCTGCGGACTCTATTTCCGCGTCCACCAGGTGACAAGTGGCACCGAACGGCACCGAACGGCGCCCATGGGTGCCCAAGGGTGCCGAGAGGCGACAGAGGGGAAGGGCAGTCGATGTCCACAGCGGAGGCGGCGGGCGCCGCGCCGGCGACGGCACCGGTCAAGTCGGCGGTGCGCACGGTCCTGTTGCTGGAGCACTTCGCGGCCCGGCCGGGACTGCACAGCCTGGCCGACATCCAGAACGACCTCGAACTGCCCAAGTCCAGCCTGTACATGCTGCTGCGCACCCTGGTGGACCTCGGCTGGGTGGAGACCGACGCGAGCGGCACGCGCTACGGCATCGGCGTACGGGCCCTGCTGGTCGGGAGCTCCTACATCGACGGGGACGAGGTCGTGGCGGCGGCCCGGCCCAGCCTGGACCGGCTCTCGGACGAGACCACCGAAACGATCCACCTGGCCCGGCTGGACGTCACCAGCGTGGTCTACCTGGCGACCCGCCAGTCCCAGCACTATCTGCGGCCCTTCACCCGCGTGGGGCGGCGGTTGCCGGTGCACTCCACCGCGCTCGGCAAGGCCCTGCTGGCCACCCACACCGACGACGAGGTGCGGCTGCTGCTGCCCGAGCGGCTGGAGGCGGTCACCCCGCACACCATCACGGACCGGGAGCAGCTGATCGAGGAGCTGGCCCTGGTACGGGAACAGGGGTACGCGGTGGACCGCGAGGAGAACACCCTCGGGCTGTGCTGCTTCGGTGTGGACATTCCGTACCGCACGCCGGCCCGGGACGCGGTCAGCTGCTCGGTGCCGGTGGCCCGGCTGACCCCGGGGCACGAGCAGGCCATCAAGGCCGCGCTGTTCGAGGCGCGGGACCGGCTGACCCTGGTGACCCGGCGGATGTGAGGCCGGAGCCCGTGATTCCTCCCCCGGGCGGGGGAGCGGGTTCCCCATTGCGGGGGAGGTGGCGGGGCGCGGCGGGCCCGATCGTTGAGGCATGACCACGGGATACTTGCACCAGACGCCGCCGGCCCCCGCTCCGACGGCCCCCGCTCCGCTGGGCCCCGCCCGCCGGGCGCTGCGCTCCATCGCGATCGCAGCGGCCGTGCCCTATCTGACCCTCAAGACCGCCTGGCTGGCGGGGAGCCGGATCGGGATCCCCGAGGGCAGCGTGCTGCGCGAGCCGGGCCTGTTCTTCACCGTCGCCAATGCCGCGACCCTGCTGATGGACGTGGCGCTGGTGGTGATCGTCCTCGCACTCACCCAGCCGTGGGGGCGGCGCATACCGGCCTGGCTGATGGCCGTTCCGGTGTTCACGGCGACCGGGCTGCTCACCCCGATCGTCGGCGGGTTTCCCGCGGTGACGCTCTTCCGGGCACTCGGTGGCGAGCCGGACCCGGCGCAGGGCGGGGCGAGCGAGCCCTTCCTGGACGCCTGGGTGTTCAACGTGGTCTACGTCGGCTTCTCCGTGCAGGCCCTGGCGCTCGCCGGACTGTTCGTGCCGTATGCCCGAGAGCGCTGGGGCCACCTGTGGCAGGGGCGTCTCGGGCAGCCGATGTCCGCTGCGATACGGGCGGCGGCGGTGGCCGGAGCGGCGGCGGCACTGGTCTTCGCGGCCGTGGAGCTCTACTGGACGTGCGGCGGCACGGCCGGGCTGAGCGCCGGGCTGGCGGCCACCTGGAGCTCCGATTCGGCCGTGATGGCGGTGGTCCACTCGCTGAGCGCCCTGGCCGGTGCGGCCGGCGGGCTGCTGCTCGCCTTCGGCGGTCGGCGGGCCGTCCGAGGACCGCTGGCCCTGGCCTGGGTGGCGGGTTCGGCCGCGGCGGCCTGGGGGCTGTGGCTGGGTATAGCCGCTTTCGGCCCGGAGGCCGATCCCGGCAAGCAGGCCACCACCGTGATGCAGCTCGCCTACGCTGGCCAAATGATCACCGGACTGCTCGTCGGAACCGTCCTGACCCGGTTCCTCACCAGCCGCCGCACCGGATGAGCCGCGCCGGATGAGACGACTGCTCGCGGCGCCGGTCGGGCTCCGCTGGGTGCACCTGATACTCGGCGGCGCCCTGCTGATGCCGTACTACCTGCTGGCCTCGGTGGTGGCCGGGATGATCGGCGCGGGCGACTTCACCTCCCTCGGCGTACTGCTCCTGATCTATGCCGGAGCCCTTCCGATCGCCGCCCTCACCGCCCTGTTCCCTCTGGTCCGGCCGATGTCGGTGGCGGTGGTCCGGGCCATGTGCGGAGTGCCGGGGGAACGGCTGGCCGAGGGGCCGGCCGGGTCCTGGGCCGCGCGCTGGCGGGCCTCGGCCTGGTGGGCCCTGCACCTGGGGGTCGGAGCCGTCGTCAGCGGGGTGACCCTGGCCGTGCCGCCGATGGGGGTGGTGCTGCTCGTCCTGCCGTTCTCGACCCGGCTCCAGCGGGCCGAGCTCGGGCTGGACTGGTTCTCCACCGGAGCCCCCGTCTATGCCGCGCCCTTCCTCGGCCTCCTGCTGCTGGCCGCCCTGATCCTCTGTGCCGCGGGGGCCGGGGCACTGCTGGCCCGGCTGGCGCCCGTCCTGCTCGGGCCCACCGCCGCCGACCGGCTGGCCGCCGCCGAGGAGCGGGCCGCGGATCTGGCCGTCCGCAACAGGCTGGCCCGCGAACTGCACGACGCGGTGGGGCACGCCCTCAGTGCGGTCACCCTGCAGGCGGTGGCCGCCCGGCGGGTGCTGGACACCGACCCGGAGTTCGTCCGGGAGGCGCTGGCCGCCATCGAGGACACCACCCGGCGCACGGTGGGCGAGCTGGACGCCGTACTGGGCCTGCTGCGGGACGGGGACGCGGCCCGGCCCGACGCGGCGCCCGCCCCCGGCCTGCACACCGACCTGGAGGGCCTGCTCGCCCGCACCCGGGCGGCCGGCACCCCGGTGGCCGAGCGCCAGGATCCGGGCCCGGCCGGCAGCTGGGAGCGGCTGCCGGCGATCGTCTCCCGGGAGGCGTACCGGATCGTCCAGGAAGGCCTGAGCAACGCGATGAAGCACGGCGGCGGTCCGGTGGAGCTGAGCATCACCGTGCAGGCCGCACCCGGCGGGCAGAACACACGAGAACTGGAGATCAGCATGACCAACCCACCGGCCCCGGCCGGAACCCGGGCCGACCGCACCACCGGCGGCCGGGGCCTGCGCGGCACCGCCGAGCGGGCCGCGCTGCTCGGCGGCACCGTGGAGGCCGGCCCCCGCGAGGGGCACTGGCGGCTGCGGGCCGTCCTCCCGCTCGGCGCCGAACCGGGCACGGGCCGGTCCGGCGCGGCCGACCCGGCAGGCGGCCCGCGATGAGCCGGCCGCCGCTGCGGATCGTCCTGGCCGACGACGAGCGCATGGTCCGCACCGCCCTGCGGGTCATCCTCGAGGCGGAAGAGGACCTGACGGTCGTCGGCGAGGCCGTCGACGGAGCCGAAGCCGTCTCCCAGGCCCGGGCCCTCGGCCCCGACGTGGTGCTGATGGACGTCCGGATGCCCGGCATCGACGGCATCCGGGCCACCGAGCAGATCCTCGCCACCATGCCGGAGCCGCCCCGGATCGTGGTCGTCACCACCTTCGAGAACGACTCCTATGTCTATGGGGCGCTCCGCGCCGGAGCCTCGGGGTTCCTCCTCAAGCGGGCCGACCCGGAGGAGCTCGTCGGCGCCGTCCGGCTGGTCGCCCGGGGCGACTGCCTGCTCTTCCCCGCCGCGGTCCGCGCGCTCGCCGACCGGCACGCGGCGGCCACGGCCCCGGCCGCCGCGGCCTGGGTGGACCGGCTCACCGAGCGGGAGGCGGATGTCCTGCGGCTGATGGCGACCGGACTGTCCAACCACGAGATGAGCGAACGGCTCGGGGTCGGCCCGCAGACCGTCAAGACCCATGTGGCCGCCGTGCTGTCCAAGACCGGCTCCCGGGACCGCACCCAGGCGGTCATCGCCGCGTACGAGGGGGGCTTCCTCATGAAGAAACCCTGAGAACTCCGCCACAATCGGGGCAGAGCGGAACGCCTGGTGCCGCCGGTGCGTCCTCCAGGGGGATGAACAAGACGATCAGGCGTGCGTCGGTCTTCTGTCTGCTGCTGGTTCTGGCCCTGCTGGTACGGGTCACCTGGGTGCAGGCATACCAAGGCCAGGCCCTCGCAGAAGACGAACACAACCAGCGGAACACGATCGCGGCCTACGCGAACCCGCTGGGCAACATCATCGTGGGCGGGGAGGCGATCACCGGCTCCCTGCAGACGGGCGGCAACACGTACGGCTACAAGCGGACGTACACGAACGGCGAGCTCTACGCGCCCGTCACCGGCTACAGCTCGCAGGTCTTCGGCAAGACGCAGCTGGAGTACGTCTACCGGGACGTCCTGAACGGCGCCGACAACCGGCTCAAGACCCCCATGGACGTGTTCACCGACAAGCGCGCCGACCCGGGCAACGTGCTGACCACCGTCGACGCCGAGGTGCAGAAGGCCGGTTACGAAGCCCTTCAGGGGAAGAAGGGCGCGGCCGTCGCCATCGACCCCGCCACCGGAGCGATCCTCGGCATGGTGGTCAACCCGTCCTACGACCCCAACCGCATCACCGGCGCCCTCGACGGGGCGGCCTGGAAGGAGCTCTCCGCCAACCAGGGCAAGGCACTGGAGAACCTGGCCGCCCGCAACCCGATGGCCCCCGGTTCCACCTTCAAGCTGGTCACCCTCGCGGCGGCCCTGGAGAACGGCCTCGTCGGCTCACTGGACACGCCGACCGGCATCCCGGACCCGTACACCATCCCGGGCTCCAGGACCCTGCTGAAGAGCGAGGCGGGCTCGGCAGCCTGCAACAACGTTTCGGTGCGCACCGCCCTGCGGCTGTCCTGCAACAACGTCTTCGCGGAGCTCTCCTCCCGGCTCGGCCAGGACAAGATGCGGGCCATGGCGGAGAAGTTCGGCTTCAACCAGGAGCAGCGCATCCCGTTCCGCGCCGACCCGGGCAAGTACCCCTCGGACAAGATGTCCAAGGACCAGGTCGCGCAGACCGGCATCGGCCAGTTCGACGTCCAGGCCACCCCGCTCCAGATGGCCATGGTCACGGCCGCCATCGAGAACGGCGGCAAGCTGGTCGACCCGCACATCGTCTCCCAGGTGACCGACTCCGGCGGCAGCGTGCTCGAGTCCTTCGACGACCCCAAGTCCCGGCAGGTCATCAGCCCGGAGACCGCGTCGAAGCTCCAGGACGCCATGCGGACCGTGGTCGCCGAGGGCGGCGGCAAGCCGGCCAAGGTCGAGGGCGCAGAGGTCGGCGGCAAGACCGGGACCGCGCAGCGCGGTGTGAACAACAGCATTCCGCCGCTGGCCTGGTTCACCTCGTACGGGAAGCTGGGCGGCAAGCAGATCGCGGTCGCGGTGATGATCGAGAACTCCGACACCGACCGTTCGGAGATCGGCGGCGGCAAGCTGGCCGCCCCGGTCGCCCAGAAGATGATGCAGGCCTGGCTGAAGGGCTGACCGGCCGCCCCCCCCTGGGGGGAGGGGGCCGGTCAGCCCACTCTGGGAACGGGGTGGGTGGGGGAGTCAAGCCAGGCCTGCTCTCCCTCGCTGTCCACGGTCAACCCGAACCGCTCGAAGTCGGGCCGGCCCTGCGCGTCCCACCACACGTAGGCGGCTTCCGTCTCGTCCCAGAGTCGCCGGGGTCCGGACTGCACGACCTCGAAGGAGACGGCTTCGGGTTCGTAGTCGGCGGACGCCCACGAGTGGCCGTCGCTGCTGTAGGTCCACAGCGTGTACGAACCATCGTCGTAGCGTTCCACGGTCCAGAACGCCTCCGCCATCTGGAGTCCGACGGCGAATTGGACCAGCCATCCGCCGACATCAGCGGGTGAGAGGCCCGTGGTGCTCCTGTCACCGTCAGCGGGCCACGCCTGCCCCTTGAGATAGGTGTCATGCGGCGGCCGGCTGGGTCGCTGCTGCCGAAGGCGCATGAACGCACTGGAACGCGTGAACGGTCCGCTCGCCGTGTCGCCGTCCACGGTCAGCCGCACGATGGCTTCCCCTCCATAAGGCGTCCCCCAGGGCGCCACGATCAGTCCGCCAGTCCGCGTCTGCGTGATCCAAGCCCGGGGAACTTCCCCGATGGAGCATGTTGCTTCCACCCGGTCGTAAGGCGCCCCCTCGGGATAGCCGACTCGTCCATCCCCTACGACGACCAGCGGAGACAGTCCGGCATTGCGGTGGTTCTCCTGTGCCTCCGTCGCAACGTCCGCGTCGAACTCCATGGAGATGACGTTCTCAGCGCCCAACCGGTGACCGAGAAGTGCGGAATTCCACCCGGTGCCCGTGCCGATCTCAAGAACCCTGAGCCCGTTCTTCACGTCGAGATCAGCCAGCATCGAGAACACCATGCGGGGCTGGGAACTGGAGCTGGACGGAGTCTTGCCCAATCCGTCTCCAGTGTGGGTGCCGTCGTCCCACTGCGTGGTCAGCGGAATGTCCGAGTACACCGCACTGAACCACCCGCCGGGTTCCTTGGCGCGGTCCACTACGGGGTTCTGCCGCGTGCCGTCCGCGATGCCCGGCCAGATGCGGTCAGGGACGAACATGTCCCGGGGGACTGCCTTGTACGTCGGCAGCCAGTGAGATTGCAGTGCGCCCGAAGCAACGAGCGCAGAGGCGAGCCCCGAAGGGCCCACCTCCTCTTTGCGCGCGGTCATCCGGTGCTACTTCTTCGCGGGGCCGGAGCCGTCAGAGCTGTTCCCGCCGCTCGTTTCGGAACCGCCGCCCCCGTGTCCGCGCCCGCTGCTGCCGTCGTCCTGCTGGCTGCCGCCCTGACCGCTTCCGGTCCCGCCGCCGTGCTTGGGCATTTGGTGCTCCTTCACTCGTGATGGTGTGAGGCTTGCAACCCGCCCTGGCGGAGGCGGGAGTCTGTGTCAGGACTTCGCGACCCGATGGACAACGGCGATGTCTTCGAACCCTCGGAGAAACCGACTGTGCCATCCGCAGTCCGCGTAGAGGCAGCTCGCTACCACGGTGGGCGTGGTCTCTGGATCTCGGATGATCCGGTGTTCGGCGTGCCGGGCAGGTCTCGCGCCTCGCGGTGAAGGTCACGTAATCGAACTCGTCCTCTGCTGCAACAGCCTTACTCACTATGCCCGCCGTCCCCTCGCTGCTGTCGTGATGACTGCGACGCTAGGGGTGGCACAACGGCAGTTCCCAGCAACTTGCATCAGCTTGCACGCCAGTTGCTCGCAGGCGGCCTTGACTGTCCACGTTGGAACGAGAGGATGGCCATGCAAGTTCAGGCAAACCACATCCGGAGAGAGGCCGTCATGGCGCTACGGTTCGTTGGGATCGACCCGAACACCGATCTTGAACACTGCCCTACCGTCTGGGCTGACGAAGAGGCCGGAGAGCTGGTGTTGCAGGGGTGGAAGGCGGGCCCCGCACTCCGCGCGACCTGTGAGGCGAGCAGCCCGGCCAAGGGCTCAATCCCTGACAGCGAGGAAGTCATCAGGATTCCGGCCCGCATGGTGCCGATGATCAGGGAAGCGTGCGATGCCGTCGAGCGTTCCGCCGTTCAGTGAGCTTCTGGCCAACACCCGTGAGTCCGCAGTGCATTTCGAGATGCGGGACGACTACGGGACGAATCCTCGGCTAGAGGCATGGCAGCGCGGAGAGCGCATCAACTGGGACGACCGCGAATCCTGGTGGCACCCGTTCCACCAGACCATTGCGGACGCTGTAGCGCGGGGTGTGGCCGTTCGCCGTGCCCGCATTGTGTCGGAGCCGGTCAGCGAGTACATCCGCTGGGAGCACTACGCCACGCACGCCAACGTCATGGCCGGCGAAGATGTGCGTTGGCTGCCACGCAGTCAGGCAACGGGCTTCCTGGTGCCCGCCAATGACTTCTGGCTGTTTGACGGCAAGCTGATCCGCGTGCACCATTTCGCCGGGGACGGACGTCACGTATCCGACGAACTGAGCACTGACCCTGGCGACTTGAAGCTCTGTGTCAGTGCATTCGAAGAAGTCTGGCAGCGAGCAATCCCGCACAGCGAATACACGATCTGAGCCGAACCGGACAGCCAACTCATGTCATCGCCTTCGTCCAAAGCCCAAGCAGCCAGGGAAGCCGTAGCCGGTCGGTTGCGGGAAACTAGGCTTGACGCAGGAATTACAGCCCGTGAGTTGGCGGTCCGGTGCGGGTGGAGTGAAAGCAAGTCATCCCGGATCGAGCATGCAAAGACACCCCCCAGCGATGCCGACATAAGGGCCTGGTGTACAGCATGTGGCGTGCCGGGGCTTGCCGACGACTTGATTGCTGCCAGCCGTCAGGCGGATTCCATGTACGTCCAGTGGAAGCGGCTGCAGCGGACAGGTCTGAGGCAGCTACAGGAATCGGGAGTGCCCCTCTACGAGCAGACACAGCAGTTCCATGTGTATTGCTCCAACGTCGTGCCCGGCATCTTCCAAACACCCGGCTACGCAACTGCGCTGCTCACGTCCATTGCGCAGTTTCGAGGGACGCCAGACGACGTAAACGATGCCGTGGCAGCACGCATGGAGCGATCACGCGTCATCCGAGAAGGTGACCACCGATTCGCCGTTCTGGTTGAGGAATCGGTCTTGAAGTACCGAATTGGCAGCCTGGAAGTGATGGCCGCACAGCTTGGACATCTGCTCTCCGTGATGGGGCTTCCTTCAATCTCGCTGGGGATCATTCCCTTTACGGCACCCCGGACGGCGTGGCCGCTGGAAACGTTCACAATCTTTGACGGCCAGCGCGTCCACGTGGAAACCCTTTCGGCGGCCATCAAGGAAACTCAGCCGTCTGACGTGGCTTTGTACCTCAAGGCTTTTGGGAACCTGAAAGAGGTTGCTGTCTGCGGATCGAAGGCCCGCACTCTCATCGCGTCGGCAATTGATGCCCTGGGCTGAGCCCCTTCGGTTCGCGGCAGCTCACGCGTGCGGCAGAGGTCGGCGGCAAGCAGATCGCGGTCGCGGTGATGATCGAGAACTCCGACACCGACCGTTCGGAGATCGGCGGCGGCAAGCTGGCCGCCCCGGTCGCCCAGAAGATGATGCAGGCCTGGCTGAAGGGCTGACCGGCCGCCCCCCGGGAGGGGGCCGTCCGGGAATGAGACGCTCCGGGCCGGTGTTCCAGCCCATGACCCCCGACCCGGAGAGAAGAAGGAACATGCGCGTCGAGATCTG
This window harbors:
- a CDS encoding IclR family transcriptional regulator, translated to MSTAEAAGAAPATAPVKSAVRTVLLLEHFAARPGLHSLADIQNDLELPKSSLYMLLRTLVDLGWVETDASGTRYGIGVRALLVGSSYIDGDEVVAAARPSLDRLSDETTETIHLARLDVTSVVYLATRQSQHYLRPFTRVGRRLPVHSTALGKALLATHTDDEVRLLLPERLEAVTPHTITDREQLIEELALVREQGYAVDREENTLGLCCFGVDIPYRTPARDAVSCSVPVARLTPGHEQAIKAALFEARDRLTLVTRRM
- a CDS encoding sensor histidine kinase → MRRLLAAPVGLRWVHLILGGALLMPYYLLASVVAGMIGAGDFTSLGVLLLIYAGALPIAALTALFPLVRPMSVAVVRAMCGVPGERLAEGPAGSWAARWRASAWWALHLGVGAVVSGVTLAVPPMGVVLLVLPFSTRLQRAELGLDWFSTGAPVYAAPFLGLLLLAALILCAAGAGALLARLAPVLLGPTAADRLAAAEERAADLAVRNRLARELHDAVGHALSAVTLQAVAARRVLDTDPEFVREALAAIEDTTRRTVGELDAVLGLLRDGDAARPDAAPAPGLHTDLEGLLARTRAAGTPVAERQDPGPAGSWERLPAIVSREAYRIVQEGLSNAMKHGGGPVELSITVQAAPGGQNTRELEISMTNPPAPAGTRADRTTGGRGLRGTAERAALLGGTVEAGPREGHWRLRAVLPLGAEPGTGRSGAADPAGGPR
- a CDS encoding alkaline phosphatase PhoX, producing the protein MPLTRRDFAARSVLAGAGVALTGTVGALATAPGALAADESSLRDEHGRPCAPGYGPLLPDPAGLLALPAGFSYRVLTHSGVTRLESGEYTPSNHDGTAAFAGHRGVTLLVNNHELKGARSNWEHPVPLAEGLVYDPAAAGGCTVVEVRRGGEVAEWVGIAGTSTNCAGGATAWGTWLTCEENSDPAGKNGMTKDHGYCFEVDPHDRRANRDPKPIKAFGRYDHEAVVIDPKRGDAYLTEDASGPNGLLYRWTPPQGFRHGRGRLRTLADDAGVLSAAKCFDSSGRLVDDLSRATRIGTVYGVDWVPVPDRDARTVPVRKQFADGAVTRARKLEGMWWADGGAYFVSSYAREESPGAAHDGQVWFYDPKRRTVRLTVLLGVNADPSVDGGYDGPDNITVSPYGGLIIAEDGEGLQHLFGATESGRTYPLARNDLNIGTAEEPEFSEFTGVCFSPDGRTLFANIQDPGIMLAITGPWRRKH
- a CDS encoding TerD family protein gives rise to the protein MTAMTPGSNLPLNAVRVTVDVAAPVRLDVSGLLLAADGKVRSDADFIFYNQPSGPGVTYRSGGGAAPDSITVDTSAVPPGIERIVVTASPDAAGQTFQGIEPTATVRNADGGAVISTFTPPQLGTETALVVVEVYQRGGVWKVRAVGQGYANGLAGIATDFGVSVDEEPAAPAAPAAPVAAPAPPVTPAPVTAPAPPVAPPAPAAAPAAPTLGAGKINLDKGRVNLQKNQTVSLVKGGKPLLSQVKMGLGWEPAYRGRDIDLDASVIAYGPQRNHLDSCYFGRLSILGGAIKHSGDNLTGEGAGDDEVIVVDLGRLPAEATGLVFTVNSFSGQKFTEVAKAYCRLMDAATGEELVRFDLTTAEPQTGVMMAKLIKQFSGEWEMTAMGEFVKSRTVRGMVKPAAQAL
- a CDS encoding aldehyde dehydrogenase (NADP(+)) — translated: MAATPVWSVDPRTGKQREQVAAEATPQDLDEAVRAAHASRTALADRTARIAFLRAAAELLDGSAEAVVRTADAETALGTARLTGELARTTYQLRAFADAVEEGSYLDIRIDHPAPDLAPPRPGLRRYKVPLGVVAVYAASNFPLAFSVPGGDTASALAAGCPVVVKAHPDHPATSELCGSLLRRAAVAVGLPEAVVAVVHGFEAGLDLIRHPLVSAAGFTGSIRGGRALFDAASARPVPIPFHGELGSLNPVVVTPSAAAERAEEIGAGLAGSVTLGVGQFCVKPGLVLVPAGPDGDRLAEALAKGLADTGPGVLLDHRMRDGFVSGVAERAALPEVTAPVAAGPGPDAGDGGSGGHTVAAGFLSVPAGRLTDPAYAVLLEECFGPVTVLARYADQHEAATVLDRLPGNLSATLQLSAAETAGGPGPAAELIDRVTRLAGRVVVNGWPTGVAVAPAQHHGGPYPAATSHSTSVGGTAIERWLRPVAYQSVPDPLLPPELRDANPLGLPRRVTP